In the Synergistaceae bacterium genome, TGCATTTGCGGTGAAATCTCTCAAACCTGATGTGAAAATTTACGGCGTTCAGGCAGCAGGAGCACCCAGCATGTATAATTCATTCAAGGCACATCAGCGCGAGACATTAGAAAGCGTTTCAACCTTTGCGGACGGAATCGCAGTCAAGAATCCAGGCGAGAACACTTTTAATATTATCTCCCAATATGTTGACGATATTGTTTGCGTCTCTGAAGATGAAATTGCGGCTGCCATTCTTGCACTAATCGAGAAGCAGAAATTAATCGCTGAAGGTGCCGGGGCGGTCTCTGTTGCTGCTGAAATGTTCAATAAATTACCCGTTGAAGGCAAGAAAACTGTTTGCGTTATATCGGGCGGAAATATTGATGTAAATATTTTATCGAGGGTCATAACTCGCGGACTCATGATGACAGGACGAAATATAAATTTAACGATTCAATTAGTAGACAAGCCCGGACAATTGCAGGACGTTTCGCGGATTATTGCCGAGTGCGGAGCAAATGTCGTATCAGTCTATTACGATCACGGAGACACTAACATGGCAATAACAAGCTGTTTTCTCAAATTAGCACTTGAGACTCTCAATGAAGAACAAATTTACACCATCAAAGAGAGACTCACCCGTGAAGGCTTTAGAATCGTTACAGAAAGGGTTTAGACCATGCGAAAAATTTTACTTGCTTTGACTCTCGTTATAGTGCTTGTGAGTCCTGTTTTAGCTGCAAATTTACTTGATGACTACGATATTATAATTGCTGGTGCGGGGCCGAGCGGTATTGCTGCAGCGATTCAGGCTTCAAAAATGGGTGTAAGCGTCTTAGTTGTTGAACCTACAAATTTATTGGGCGGACAAATGACGGCTGCAGGAGTCTCTACAATGGATGATTTAAGCGGTCAGACAAGCGGACTCTATGCAGAATTTATAAATCGAATCGAGGAATATTACACATCACGAGGCAAATCAACCGGCACATGTTACTGGGAAAAGAATAATAAAGCGGCAGAACCTCATGTGATTCACAAAATTTTGTCTCTCATGTCAGGAGGCGAGGACGAACCCGACATAATTTATAAATCGCACATTATCGGCGTTCTGACAGAAAAAATTATTGCTGTAACGGGCGAAAACGTGAAC is a window encoding:
- a CDS encoding threonine ammonia-lyase; translated protein: MLTLDKVYHAAYILRECARKTDLIAAPKLSENLYLKTENLQVTGSFKLRGAYYKISQLSDEEKSRGIVACSAGNHAQGVAMSAARKGISSTICMPDSAPVMKVDSTKKLGANVELVRGTYDDAHDRAVQLVQETGATFIHPYDDDFVIAGQATIGLEILDQLEDVEAVIVPIGGGGLISGVAFAVKSLKPDVKIYGVQAAGAPSMYNSFKAHQRETLESVSTFADGIAVKNPGENTFNIISQYVDDIVCVSEDEIAAAILALIEKQKLIAEGAGAVSVAAEMFNKLPVEGKKTVCVISGGNIDVNILSRVITRGLMMTGRNINLTIQLVDKPGQLQDVSRIIAECGANVVSVYYDHGDTNMAITSCFLKLALETLNEEQIYTIKERLTREGFRIVTERV